In Pyrus communis chromosome 1, drPyrComm1.1, whole genome shotgun sequence, the following are encoded in one genomic region:
- the LOC137729190 gene encoding BURP domain protein RD22-like — protein sequence MGFCLPHILAFLTLTLVACHAALPPQLYWNSVLPNSKMPKAISELLQPADFTEDKSTSVVVGKGGVNVDAGKGKPGGTHVDVGKGTGVHVDAGKGKPGGTNVNVGKGGVHVEAGKGKPGGGTNVTVGGKGGVGVNAGKGTNVGVGKGGVSVNTGHKGKPVHVGVTPGPNPFVYKYAATETQLHQDPNVAIFFLEKDMRPGTTMKLHFTTNSNTQTFVPRETAESIPFSSNRLPEIFNQFSVKSGSVEADIIKGTIQECENPAIRGEEKYCATSLESMIDFSTSKLGGENVRAISTEAGIGATLQKYTIASGAKKLAADKSVVCHKQNYPYAVFYCHATKTTRAYVVPLKGADGVNVKAVAVCHTDTSDWNPKHLSFQVLKVKPGTVPVCHFLPSDHVVWVPNQKST from the exons ATGGGGTTCTGTCTCCCTCACATCCTTGCTTTTCTAACT CTCACACTGGTGGCATGCCATGCTGCTCTACCACCTCAACTTTACTGGAACTCTGTCTTGCCAAACTCAAAAATGCCAAAAGCTATCAGTGAACTTCTCCAGCCTGCAG ATTTCACAGAAGATAAGAGCACCTCTGTTGTAGTAGGAAAGGGTGGTGTCAACGTTGATGCTGGAAAAGGAAAGCCCGGAGGCACCCATGTCGATGTTGGGAAGGGTACTGGAGTGCATGTGGACGCTGGAAAGGGAAAGCCTGGAGGCACCAATGTAAACGTCGGGAAGGGCGGAGTGCACGTGGAAGCCGGAAAAGGAAAGCCAGGCGGTGGCACTAACGTGACCGTAGGAGGCAAAGGCGGTGTTGGGGTGAACGCCGGGAAGGGAACCAACGTTGGTGTTGGCAAAGGAGGAGTGTCCGTAAACACAGGGCACAAGGGAAAGCCTGTGCATGTTGGAGTAACACCAGGACCAAACCCTTTTGTATACAAGTATGCAGCCACGGAAACCCAACTCCATCAAGACCCAAACGTCGCTATTTTCTTCTTGGAGAAAGACATGCGTCCTGGAACAACAATGAAATTGCACTTCACCACGAATTCAAACACGCAAACCTTCGTGCCGCGCGAAACTGCGGAATCCATCCCATTTTCGTCGAACAGGCTGCCAGAAATCTTCAACCAATTTTCAGTGAAATCGGGTTCTGTGGAAGCGGATATAATCAAGGGTACGATTCAAGAGTGCGAGAATCCAGCCATTAGAGGAGAGGAGAAATATTGTGCTACCTCTTTGGAGTCCATGATTGACTTCAGCACTTCCAAGCTTGGAGGAGAAAATGTTCGAGCAATTTCGACAGAAGCCGGGATAGGAGCCACTTTGCAGAAGTACACAATAGCTTCTGGAGCGAAGAAGTTGGCGGCGGATAAGTCCGTCGTGTGTCACAAGCAGAACTATCCCTATGCTGTTTTTTACTGCCATGCAACAAAAACAACCAGAGCTTATGTGGTGCCCCTTAAAGGTGCTGATGGGGTGAATGTTAAAGCAGTAGCAGTCTGCCACACAGACACATCAGATTGGAACCCTAAACATTTGTCCTTCCAAGTCCTCAAAGTCAAGCCGGGAACTGTTCCGGTCTGCCATTTCCTTCCCAGTGATCATGTTGTCTGGGTTCCAAACCAGAAATCTACATGA
- the LOC137735877 gene encoding BURP domain-containing protein 3-like, protein MGFFLPHILAFLTLTLVACHAALPPQLYWNSVLPNSKMPKAISELLQPADFTEDKSTSVVVGKGGVNVDAGKGKPGGTHVDVGKGTGVHVDAGKGKPGGTNVNVGKGGVHVEAGKGKPGGGTNVTVGGKGGVGVNAGKGTNVGVGKGGVSVNTGPKGKPVYVGVTPGKSPFSYLYAATETQLHQDPNVAIFFLEKDMRPGKTMKLHFTTNSNTQTFVPRETAESIPFSSNKLPEIFNQFSVKSGSVEADIIKGTIQECENPAIRGEEKYCATSLESMIDFSTSKLGGGNVRAISTEAGKGATLQKYTIASGVKKLAADKSVVCHKQNYPYAVFYCHATKTTRAYVVPLKGADGVNVKAVAVCHTDTSDWNPKHLSFQVLKIKPGTVPVCHFLPSDHVVWVPNQKST, encoded by the exons ATGGGGTTCTTTCTCCCTCACATCCTTGCTTTTCTAACT CTCACACTGGTGGCATGCCATGCTGCTCTACCACCTCAACTTTACTGGAACTCTGTCTTGCCAAACTCAAAAATGCCAAAAGCTATCAGTGAACTTCTCCAGCCTGCAG ATTTCACAGAAGATAAGAGCACCTCTGTTGTAGTAGGAAAGGGTGGTGTCAACGTTGATGCTGGAAAAGGAAAGCCCGGAGGCACCCATGTCGATGTTGGGAAGGGTACTGGAGTGCATGTGGACGCTGGAAAGGGAAAGCCTGGAGGCACCAATGTAAACGTCGGGAAGGGCGGAGTGCACGTGGAAGCCGGAAAAGGAAAGCCAGGCGGTGGCACTAACGTGACCGTAGGAGGCAAAGGCGGTGTTGGGGTGAACGCCGGGAAGGGAACCAACGTTGGTGTTGGCAAAGGAGGAGTGTCCGTAAACACAGGGCCCAAGGGAAAGCCCGTGTATGTTGGAGTAACACCAGGAAAAAGCcctttttcatacttgtatgcAGCCACGGAAACCCAACTCCATCAAGACCCAAACGTCGCTATTTTCTTCTTGGAGAAAGACATGCGTCCtggaaaaacaatgaaattgcACTTCACCACGAATTCAAACACGCAAACCTTCGTGCCGCGCGAAACTGCGGAATCCATCCCATTTTCGTCGAACAAGCTGCCAGAAATCTTCAACCAATTTTCAGTGAAATCGGGTTCTGTGGAAGCGGATATAATCAAGGGTACGATTCAAGAGTGCGAGAATCCAGCCATTAGAGGAGAGGAGAAATATTGTGCTACCTCTTTGGAGTCCATGATTGACTTCAGCACTTCCAAGCTTGGAGGAGGAAATGTTCGAGCAATTTCGACAGAAGCCGGGAAAGGAGCCACTTTGCAGAAGTACACAATAGCTTCTGGAGTGAAGAAGTTGGCAGCGGATAAGTCCGTCGTGTGTCACAAGCAGAACTATCCCTATGCTGTTTTTTACTGCCATGCAACAAAAACAACCAGAGCTTATGTGGTGCCCCTGAAAGGTGCTGATGGGGTGAATGTTAAAGCAGTAGCAGTCTGCCACACAGACACATCAGATTGGAACCCTAAACATTTGTCCTTCCAAGTCCTCAAAATCAAGCCGGGAACTGTTCCGGTCTGCCATTTCCTTCCCAGTGATCATGTTGTCTGGGTTCCAAACCAGAAATCTACATGA